One genomic window of Bacteroidales bacterium includes the following:
- a CDS encoding DUF479 domain-containing protein, protein MNFLAHLYLSGNSDGIKIGNFIGDAIKGSDYNKYENNIRKGILLHRKIDYFTDKHSVFKKSKFRLNGKYKKHSGIVIDIFYDHFLSVNWEKYSNQSLNSFVKESYNLLLNNYSVLPQKVKFFLPFMIKNNWLELYSEINGIERVLNGMSKKTSLPQHTEFAINTLNNHYNDFQNEFCMFFSDIKTYILNIDN, encoded by the coding sequence ATGAATTTTTTAGCACATCTTTATTTATCAGGTAACTCAGATGGTATAAAAATTGGCAATTTTATTGGAGATGCAATAAAAGGTAGCGATTACAATAAATATGAAAATAATATAAGAAAAGGAATACTTTTACACAGAAAAATTGATTATTTTACCGACAAACATTCTGTTTTTAAAAAAAGCAAGTTTAGATTAAATGGTAAGTATAAAAAACATTCAGGAATAGTAATTGATATTTTTTATGACCATTTTTTATCGGTAAACTGGGAAAAATATTCAAATCAGTCATTAAATTCGTTTGTTAAAGAATCATATAATTTATTACTAAATAACTATTCTGTTTTACCACAAAAAGTTAAATTTTTTTTACCATTTATGATAAAAAATAACTGGTTAGAGTTATATTCTGAAATTAATGGGATTGAAAGAGTATTAAATGGCATGTCAAAAAAAACTTCTCTACCTCAACATACTGAATTTGCAATTAATACACTAAATAATCACTATAATGATTTTCAAAATGAATTTTGTATGTTTTTTTCTGATATTAAAACATATATTTTAAATATAGATAATTAA